One Sphingobacteruim zhuxiongii DNA window includes the following coding sequences:
- a CDS encoding gliding motility protein GldN produces the protein MKKIILAATVFFSLQASAQQENLNNSVDPIQAVDTLPPVDGYVVKSDFENRKVVPYANIRQTDIVFSKRVWREMDLREKMNQAFASPKSSLINILLEAIQAGKLRAYDPTPTKDDPNGDSFKTRLAPDQVMARFGGDSILVEEFNENNEVVGSSYQSRDFDATQVVKFRIKEDWIFDKQRSVFEARIVGIAPLIVPQIPGASDITMPIGGTEGNSGANTAADPFDPFAAPAQNNTETTTNAAAQTDVALPPVGEASFMPSIDATPAFWVYFPEARHVLVNKEVMNRHNDATGLSYDDIFIKRMFTSYIVKQSNPEDLRIKDYIGDDMERLFESERIKKSLMDYEQDLWSY, from the coding sequence ATGAAAAAGATAATATTAGCAGCAACAGTATTTTTTTCCTTGCAGGCATCCGCTCAGCAAGAGAACCTGAATAATAGTGTTGATCCTATCCAGGCAGTTGATACCTTGCCTCCAGTAGACGGCTATGTAGTGAAATCGGATTTCGAAAATCGGAAGGTGGTGCCATATGCTAATATTCGTCAAACGGATATCGTATTTTCTAAGCGCGTATGGCGCGAAATGGACCTGCGTGAGAAGATGAATCAAGCGTTCGCTTCCCCTAAGTCCAGTTTGATAAATATTCTCTTAGAAGCGATCCAAGCGGGTAAATTAAGAGCGTATGACCCAACACCTACGAAAGATGATCCAAATGGCGATTCTTTCAAAACGCGTTTAGCGCCAGATCAAGTGATGGCACGTTTTGGTGGCGATTCTATTTTGGTTGAAGAATTCAACGAAAATAATGAAGTTGTTGGCTCAAGTTATCAATCACGTGATTTCGATGCGACACAAGTAGTCAAATTCCGTATTAAAGAAGATTGGATTTTTGATAAACAGCGATCAGTTTTCGAGGCACGTATTGTGGGAATTGCTCCCTTAATTGTACCTCAAATTCCTGGGGCATCAGATATTACGATGCCGATAGGAGGAACGGAAGGCAATAGCGGTGCTAATACAGCTGCGGATCCATTTGATCCATTTGCAGCACCAGCACAGAATAATACCGAAACGACAACCAATGCGGCTGCTCAAACAGATGTTGCATTACCTCCAGTTGGAGAAGCTAGTTTCATGCCGTCAATCGACGCGACACCTGCCTTTTGGGTTTACTTCCCAGAAGCACGCCATGTGCTCGTGAATAAAGAGGTGATGAATAGGCACAATGATGCAACTGGACTTAGTTATGATGATATTTTTATCAAGCGTATGTTCACGAGTTATATTGTCAAACAGTCCAATCCTGAGGATTTACGCATCAAAGATTATATCGGAGATGACATGGAGCGCCTGTTTGAATCAGAAAGAATAAAAAAGTCGCTAATGGACTACGAACAAGACCTTTGGTCGTACTAA
- a CDS encoding DUF4271 domain-containing protein, protein MKHVVLLSICLFFAVLFSTAQQVDASLPALPNQEGISTDTLLVSASARQPTALDSLDSAFKYTEIIPGLKKDNNFLTERLFKQLHVGRHDLFYGVERAPRIDVEEPIQTGKLKSERPIWVLGIAFFLFLVLAILRIIFPMELRTIVDAYYKERLLLQVSKEDNLATSWPYIFLYALFSLSLGLFIVLVMSSFSDKNYLTFENFIKNAIFVAVLFIAKILIIRFVSFIFSLEKIVREYVAVLYLVYFNSMFLLMPFLLALLFVPVAYFQIITIVYVVLIIILFAYRFFRTAFHLFGNFKFSIFYLILYLCSLELAPILILVRALSK, encoded by the coding sequence ATGAAACATGTTGTGCTATTAAGTATTTGTCTTTTTTTTGCTGTCCTCTTTAGCACAGCGCAGCAAGTTGATGCTAGTCTACCTGCTTTACCGAATCAAGAAGGGATATCTACTGATACACTGTTAGTTAGTGCGAGTGCAAGGCAGCCTACGGCGCTCGATTCGCTCGATTCGGCATTTAAATATACTGAAATCATTCCCGGATTAAAAAAAGATAATAATTTCTTAACAGAGCGTCTTTTCAAACAGCTCCATGTCGGCCGACATGATCTATTTTATGGGGTCGAACGTGCTCCAAGAATTGATGTAGAGGAGCCTATTCAAACAGGGAAGCTAAAGAGTGAACGCCCGATTTGGGTATTGGGTATTGCTTTTTTCTTATTCCTAGTTTTAGCGATTTTACGCATAATATTCCCAATGGAGCTGCGTACAATCGTTGATGCGTATTATAAAGAGCGACTTTTGCTACAGGTTAGTAAAGAAGATAATCTTGCGACTTCTTGGCCATATATCTTCCTTTATGCTTTGTTTAGTCTCTCACTTGGATTGTTTATTGTACTCGTTATGTCGAGTTTTAGCGACAAAAATTATCTTACTTTTGAGAATTTTATTAAGAATGCAATTTTCGTAGCCGTATTATTTATTGCGAAGATCTTAATTATTCGATTTGTTTCCTTTATATTTTCGTTGGAAAAGATTGTGCGTGAATATGTTGCCGTGTTGTACTTAGTGTATTTTAATAGTATGTTTTTATTAATGCCTTTCCTCTTGGCATTACTGTTTGTACCAGTAGCATATTTCCAGATTATTACAATAGTTTACGTTGTATTAATAATTATTTTATTCGCTTACCGCTTTTTCAGGACTGCTTTCCACCTGTTCGGAAATTTCAAGTTTTCTATTTTTTATTTAATTCTTTATCTTTGCAGTCTCGAACTAGCACCTATTTTAATATTAGTTAGAGCACTTAGTAAATAA
- a CDS encoding uroporphyrinogen-III synthase translates to MQIDVERSKKVKSILVTLPKPENDKSPYFTLAEKYNLRLDFRGFIHVEGVPAKDVRKDKVNFSDHTAVIFTSKNAVDHFFRVCEEMRFEVSAEMKYFCISETIALYLQKYIQYRKRKIFFGKQTAKDLEDVLKKHNKEKFLFPCSDVANEETQRWLQENGYDFTPAVLFRTVISDIKDLKDVFYDIIVFFSPSSVQSLYENFPDFVQNNTRVAAFGSSTQQALLEHDLILDIPAPTPNAPSMTMAIEQYIKMVNK, encoded by the coding sequence ATGCAGATTGATGTAGAAAGATCCAAGAAAGTAAAGAGCATCCTTGTTACTTTACCAAAGCCTGAAAACGATAAATCTCCCTACTTCACCTTAGCTGAGAAATACAATCTTCGACTGGATTTCAGAGGATTCATTCATGTTGAAGGCGTTCCAGCAAAAGATGTACGAAAAGATAAGGTAAATTTTTCTGACCATACGGCAGTTATTTTTACGAGTAAAAATGCTGTAGATCACTTCTTTAGGGTCTGTGAAGAGATGCGTTTTGAAGTTTCCGCAGAAATGAAATATTTCTGTATCTCTGAAACGATTGCACTCTACTTACAAAAGTATATTCAATATCGTAAGCGCAAGATTTTCTTCGGAAAACAAACTGCAAAAGATCTTGAAGACGTATTGAAAAAGCATAATAAAGAGAAATTCTTATTTCCATGTTCGGATGTGGCTAACGAGGAAACGCAACGTTGGTTACAGGAGAATGGATATGACTTTACGCCCGCAGTTTTATTTAGGACTGTGATAAGCGATATTAAGGATTTAAAAGATGTATTTTACGATATTATCGTTTTCTTTAGTCCTTCGAGTGTTCAGTCTTTATATGAAAACTTCCCTGATTTCGTTCAGAACAACACGCGAGTTGCGGCTTTTGGGTCAAGTACACAACAAGCTTTATTAGAGCATGACCTGATTCTCGACATACCAGCTCCAACGCCGAATGCACCAAGTATGACAATGGCAATTGAGCAGTATATTAAGATGGTGAACAAATAA
- the porM gene encoding type IX secretion system motor protein PorM/GldM, which produces MAGRKETPRQKMIGILYLVLLGLVALNVSDSLLDAFKNLGDSLKTSTENTQTGIDNMFLSFRETKMKENPERAKPLLDKAEQAQKLVSNLTNKLAEYNRLFTEEGGGLEESTGDVSKRSNVDIAPRLMINQGRGKDLRELINKTAAELKKLTNNEVNFALLAEDPKARGGVKKTWEEANFGDGIPLTAAITALEKISADAKNAESAVVKHIFGKMDQAVVNLDRFSAVAVAPTSYLIQGQPYTAKVFLTAYDSKSTPQISVNGSALQVVDGQGMYSVNTSSEGVFSWKGLVSVQQTDGTVKTYETEPISYQVARPSAVVSPDKMNVLYIGVDNPISVSAPGIARENLIVSGSGVSISGSGGKYNARVSATGEATVNVSAKIGDKTQQLSSTKFRVKRIPKPTARVAGKTGGRISAAQLRGQNVVAASLDNFEFDAKFSISKFNMYIAKPRVDPIGPYSTSGATFSGQMKTGISGVTSGSVVMIYDIVGVGPDGVAQNLDPITFQVTN; this is translated from the coding sequence ATGGCAGGTAGAAAAGAAACACCAAGGCAGAAGATGATCGGAATCTTATATTTAGTCCTACTAGGTTTAGTAGCATTAAATGTAAGTGATTCTTTGTTGGATGCTTTTAAGAATTTAGGCGATAGTTTAAAGACATCGACTGAGAATACACAGACTGGTATTGACAATATGTTCCTTTCTTTCCGCGAGACGAAAATGAAAGAGAACCCTGAACGTGCAAAACCACTTTTAGATAAGGCGGAGCAAGCGCAGAAGCTTGTTTCCAACTTAACGAATAAGCTCGCAGAATATAATCGTTTATTTACAGAAGAGGGTGGAGGTTTAGAGGAAAGTACTGGGGATGTAAGCAAGCGCAGTAATGTCGATATCGCACCAAGATTGATGATCAATCAAGGTCGTGGAAAAGACTTACGTGAGTTAATTAATAAAACAGCTGCGGAATTAAAGAAACTTACAAACAATGAGGTTAATTTTGCCTTATTGGCTGAGGATCCTAAAGCTAGAGGTGGCGTTAAGAAAACATGGGAAGAGGCAAACTTTGGCGATGGTATTCCATTGACGGCAGCGATTACAGCTTTAGAGAAAATTAGTGCTGATGCTAAGAATGCTGAATCGGCAGTTGTAAAACATATCTTCGGAAAGATGGATCAAGCGGTCGTTAATTTAGATCGTTTCTCTGCAGTAGCAGTGGCTCCGACTTCTTATTTGATTCAAGGACAGCCTTATACGGCAAAAGTTTTCTTAACTGCATACGATTCTAAATCGACTCCACAGATTTCTGTAAACGGAAGCGCATTACAGGTTGTTGATGGACAAGGTATGTATTCTGTAAATACTTCATCAGAAGGTGTATTTAGTTGGAAGGGTTTAGTGAGTGTTCAACAAACAGACGGTACAGTGAAGACTTATGAGACTGAGCCAATCTCTTATCAAGTTGCGCGACCTTCAGCGGTTGTGTCTCCTGATAAAATGAATGTATTGTATATTGGTGTTGATAACCCTATTTCAGTTTCTGCACCAGGTATCGCTCGTGAGAATCTTATTGTTTCGGGCTCTGGGGTTTCTATTTCAGGTTCTGGTGGCAAATATAATGCGCGGGTTTCTGCAACAGGTGAGGCAACAGTAAATGTATCAGCAAAGATTGGAGATAAGACGCAACAGTTAAGTAGCACCAAGTTCCGTGTGAAACGTATTCCGAAACCTACAGCACGTGTTGCGGGTAAAACTGGGGGTAGAATTTCTGCGGCACAACTTCGTGGACAAAATGTTGTGGCTGCTTCGTTAGATAATTTCGAATTTGATGCGAAGTTTAGCATCTCTAAATTCAATATGTATATCGCAAAACCTCGTGTAGATCCAATTGGACCTTACTCAACGAGTGGAGCAACGTTCAGTGGCCAGATGAAAACTGGTATTTCTGGAGTGACAAGTGGATCAGTGGTTATGATCTATGACATCGTAGGGGTAGGTCCTGACGGTGTTGCTCAAAACTTGGATCCGATTACTTTCCAAGTGACCAATTAA
- a CDS encoding cupin-like domain-containing protein, which yields MKLKPVNSISGIAPNDFVKDYLNNGQPVIIKDFVSKDSPCWTKWSYDYFKEIAGNEQIDVYGREEESQNHAASPPIGRMSFGQYLDTISKEPTELRLFLFNLMKLRPELKKDVIYNDVTGGKVLQWLPYMFFGGEGSATRNHFDIDMSHVFITQFQGKKRIWLFPNDQSDLMYKLPYNFHSIANLKKSNVSDYPGIEYLDGYEALIGPGETLYMPAGWWHYIQYETEGYSISVRALANSFAEKLKGARNLFVTRHFDDTMRKIFKDKWLDYKIKTAETRANRAIKKYRK from the coding sequence GTGAAATTAAAACCTGTAAATAGTATCTCTGGGATTGCTCCAAATGACTTTGTAAAAGATTATTTGAACAATGGTCAGCCAGTTATCATCAAGGATTTCGTAAGCAAGGATAGCCCTTGTTGGACCAAATGGAGCTATGATTATTTCAAAGAAATAGCCGGCAACGAGCAAATCGATGTTTATGGACGCGAGGAAGAGTCTCAAAATCATGCTGCGAGTCCTCCTATCGGTCGAATGAGCTTTGGCCAATACTTGGATACCATCAGCAAAGAACCTACTGAATTGCGTCTGTTTTTGTTCAATTTGATGAAATTGAGACCGGAGCTTAAAAAGGATGTTATCTACAATGACGTAACTGGAGGCAAGGTTTTGCAATGGCTGCCATATATGTTCTTTGGAGGGGAGGGGTCTGCAACTCGTAATCACTTCGATATTGATATGTCGCATGTCTTTATTACTCAATTTCAGGGTAAAAAGCGTATTTGGTTATTCCCGAATGATCAATCAGACTTAATGTATAAATTACCTTATAATTTCCATAGCATTGCAAACTTGAAGAAAAGCAATGTGTCAGACTATCCAGGTATTGAATACTTAGATGGTTATGAGGCGCTTATTGGTCCTGGTGAAACGTTATATATGCCAGCTGGATGGTGGCATTATATTCAATACGAAACAGAAGGCTATTCGATTTCCGTACGTGCCCTAGCAAACTCATTTGCAGAAAAATTAAAAGGCGCAAGGAATCTTTTTGTAACGCGTCATTTTGATGACACCATGCGTAAAATATTTAAAGACAAATGGTTAGATTATAAAATAAAAACTGCTGAAACACGAGCAAATCGTGCTATTAAGAAATATAGGAAATAA
- the porK gene encoding T9SS ring complex lipoprotein PorK/GldK — protein MIFKPFKRLFQVALFLTAALTGCNRPDSSGELVGTRLNRLKENKTPYGMVLIPGGTFIMGQSDEDITFSQTSQNRQVTIAPFYMDETEISNSEYRQFVNWVRDSILIYNHLNDPSYFVNSQNGEARHIDWEKVRKNSPWNAQSQEQQDRLNNMYYQGEDKIFGKSELDVRQLTYHYEWYDLRAAVAAKNDRTKKRSDFILRDTMLIYPDTTVWLTDFSYAQNEPLVESYFSHASYDEYPVVGVTWRQAQAFNTWRTLLFNNNAGNARREERAPYQLPSEAQWEYAARGGKIGTQFPWGGPTARNAKGCLMANFKPGRGNYIDDGAAYTAPVYSYFPNDYGLYNMAGNVAEWTQSSYNESAYSFVHDMNPTYTYHASPSDHETMKRKVIRGGSWKDVGYFLQNSTRQYEYQDTAKAYLGFRTVLAYKGVLSR, from the coding sequence ATGATATTTAAACCTTTCAAACGCCTATTCCAGGTTGCATTATTTCTAACGGCTGCACTCACTGGATGTAATAGACCAGATAGCTCTGGCGAATTGGTTGGTACTCGTTTAAACCGGTTGAAAGAAAATAAAACACCATATGGTATGGTACTGATCCCAGGAGGTACTTTCATCATGGGGCAGTCTGATGAAGATATCACATTCTCGCAAACCTCACAGAACAGACAGGTAACGATTGCTCCATTTTACATGGACGAGACTGAGATATCGAACAGTGAATACCGACAATTTGTTAATTGGGTTCGTGATTCAATTTTGATTTATAATCATTTAAATGATCCATCTTATTTTGTGAACTCACAAAATGGAGAGGCTCGTCATATTGATTGGGAGAAAGTGCGAAAAAATTCTCCATGGAATGCACAATCGCAAGAGCAGCAAGATCGCTTGAACAACATGTATTACCAAGGTGAGGATAAAATCTTTGGAAAAAGTGAACTAGATGTTCGTCAGTTGACTTATCATTACGAGTGGTACGATCTACGAGCGGCTGTCGCTGCGAAAAATGATCGCACGAAGAAACGTTCTGATTTCATCTTAAGAGATACCATGTTAATCTATCCGGATACAACGGTTTGGTTAACGGATTTCTCGTATGCACAAAATGAACCTTTAGTGGAAAGTTATTTCTCACATGCATCTTACGACGAATATCCAGTTGTTGGAGTGACATGGAGACAAGCTCAAGCTTTTAATACTTGGAGAACATTATTATTCAATAACAATGCTGGGAATGCGCGTCGCGAAGAGCGTGCGCCTTATCAATTGCCTTCAGAGGCACAATGGGAATATGCTGCCCGAGGTGGAAAAATTGGAACTCAATTTCCTTGGGGTGGCCCGACAGCTCGTAATGCGAAAGGTTGTTTAATGGCGAACTTCAAACCAGGACGCGGTAATTATATCGATGATGGCGCTGCTTATACAGCTCCGGTATATTCGTATTTTCCGAATGACTATGGCTTATACAATATGGCGGGGAATGTTGCGGAATGGACGCAGTCGAGCTATAATGAATCGGCGTACTCCTTTGTTCATGATATGAACCCGACCTATACGTACCACGCGTCGCCTTCAGATCACGAGACTATGAAAAGAAAGGTTATTCGTGGTGGTTCATGGAAAGACGTTGGTTATTTTTTACAGAATTCAACACGTCAGTATGAATATCAAGATACTGCGAAAGCTTATTTAGGCTTCAGAACAGTACTGGCCTATAAAGGAGTATTGAGCAGATAA
- a CDS encoding PD-(D/E)XK nuclease family protein — protein MNKAFLRLVAEDIQHRFDKDISDIAVVFNNKRPITYLKKHLVDVYQQAIWSPQFYTIQEFLSLSSSKIQASTISQFFYLYEIHNGMLAQEGLEPETLEEFYPIAEIILSDFSQLDYDLVNISHIFLELSDNTEIELAFQHFTPEQQSFIRQFWQSFSIQGHTSVQKRFLRLWRRLPRLYQAFKERMHSEGQTNYPTIYRDLADAKAENNNFVDQFKQVLFVGFNALNNAEAKLFKQWQEQEKAIFYFDADAHYLDDKLQEAGLFIRRNIYQSGLTNAFGDVPNILGNRRDDVHVYQSLGKISETKLLYDLLLKNQDDSKTSAILLADEGLLVPLLQSLPFTDVNITTGYPLIQSPIYGLLDLWMNVQILISQQNKEKIPYQLLETYLTHPMSKVAKQQRQLIQSESAEKQLFEIDVKDIDVSRSILPHFFRKLPKAEQVIPSLITIVDNLLLSLAENDRIRQIESNLLMETKKVLNQLLLGFSNLGQLSIGFQIGLIRKALSPISSAIEGNPLKGLQIMGLLESRCLNFDQVYILGANEGILPKTSNSPTFLPNNLRKAYGLPILENQDALSAYLFYRHFQYSSDINLFYNAVVNESSSGEESRFIKQLEFETNFNFVKYTQQQPLQFPTQPQELIISKDGEIWNKLYSSFIKNGKRISASAFTSYLQSPLQFFLKYVADIKEPPSISQEFEMNKLGTVIHETMEELLTPLKAANDFVSTEWLKDKLEIAEQVVLKQIGNEYLSSFNAIEDLNSLQRIMHKIATEYVKMYLQYDIDQYQAIRIVELENTEDYILDFPISINGKIETVSLYGIIDRVDEVLTYDGQTKLRIVDYKTGSDTVSFRNMDVVFAANTENKALVQTLFYAFVYEQVSGLKDLEPHLYVARRMREDGTLFRNNNGSLVLSDQTLSEQKEAFVAFLRSTLEELFDQNVPFKHNPSATVYPSDPFTLFYKYSVKESAVEDE, from the coding sequence ATGAACAAAGCATTTCTACGTTTAGTAGCAGAAGATATTCAGCATCGATTCGATAAAGACATCAGTGATATTGCGGTAGTCTTCAATAATAAAAGGCCGATAACCTATTTGAAAAAGCATCTAGTGGATGTTTATCAACAGGCTATTTGGTCACCCCAATTCTATACTATTCAAGAATTTTTGAGCCTTTCAAGTTCTAAGATACAAGCATCGACAATTAGTCAATTCTTCTATTTATATGAAATTCATAATGGTATGTTAGCTCAAGAAGGACTTGAGCCCGAGACATTAGAAGAATTTTATCCAATTGCTGAAATTATATTAAGTGATTTCAGCCAATTAGACTACGACTTAGTAAATATTAGCCATATATTTTTGGAATTGTCGGACAATACGGAAATTGAACTCGCATTTCAACATTTTACACCCGAGCAGCAATCCTTTATTCGACAGTTTTGGCAATCTTTTAGCATACAAGGGCATACAAGTGTTCAAAAAAGGTTTTTACGTCTTTGGCGAAGACTGCCAAGATTATATCAAGCCTTTAAAGAACGCATGCACTCGGAAGGACAAACGAATTACCCCACTATTTATAGAGATTTAGCCGATGCAAAGGCCGAGAATAACAACTTTGTTGACCAGTTCAAACAGGTGCTATTTGTTGGCTTTAATGCGCTAAATAATGCTGAAGCAAAACTCTTTAAGCAATGGCAAGAGCAAGAAAAAGCAATCTTTTACTTTGATGCGGATGCGCATTACCTAGATGACAAACTGCAAGAAGCGGGTCTTTTTATCCGACGTAATATATATCAATCTGGCCTAACCAATGCTTTTGGCGATGTACCTAATATCCTGGGTAACCGTCGAGACGATGTCCATGTTTATCAGAGTTTAGGCAAGATTAGTGAAACGAAATTACTTTACGACCTTCTTCTCAAGAACCAAGATGACTCAAAGACTTCTGCAATTCTTCTAGCCGATGAGGGTTTACTCGTACCTCTACTACAAAGTCTTCCCTTTACCGATGTTAATATAACGACTGGTTATCCCCTGATACAATCTCCAATTTATGGCTTGCTAGATCTTTGGATGAATGTTCAGATCTTAATATCCCAACAGAATAAAGAAAAGATCCCCTATCAGCTACTTGAAACCTATTTAACACATCCGATGAGCAAAGTTGCCAAACAGCAAAGGCAACTTATTCAATCCGAATCTGCAGAAAAACAACTGTTTGAAATTGATGTCAAAGATATTGATGTCAGTAGATCCATTCTTCCTCACTTTTTCAGAAAATTACCGAAGGCGGAACAAGTAATTCCTAGCTTAATCACTATAGTAGACAATCTACTGCTTTCATTAGCAGAAAACGACCGAATACGACAAATCGAATCTAACTTACTGATGGAAACGAAGAAAGTACTCAATCAGCTATTATTAGGATTCAGCAATTTGGGGCAACTCAGTATTGGTTTTCAAATTGGATTAATTCGGAAAGCATTAAGCCCAATTAGCTCAGCTATTGAAGGTAACCCATTAAAAGGTTTACAAATTATGGGACTGTTAGAGAGCCGATGTTTAAACTTCGATCAAGTCTATATATTGGGTGCAAATGAAGGAATTCTTCCTAAAACATCAAACTCACCAACATTTCTACCAAATAATCTTAGGAAAGCATATGGGCTTCCAATCTTAGAAAATCAAGATGCGCTGTCGGCCTATTTATTTTATCGCCATTTTCAATACAGCAGCGATATCAACCTTTTCTATAATGCCGTTGTCAATGAGAGTAGTTCCGGTGAAGAGAGCCGCTTTATCAAGCAGTTGGAATTTGAAACAAATTTTAATTTTGTCAAGTATACGCAGCAGCAACCCTTACAGTTTCCGACTCAACCGCAAGAATTGATTATTTCTAAGGATGGCGAGATCTGGAATAAATTGTATAGTAGCTTTATCAAAAATGGGAAACGCATCTCTGCATCCGCATTTACAAGCTACCTTCAATCCCCGCTACAGTTTTTCTTAAAATATGTCGCCGATATTAAAGAACCACCTTCCATCAGTCAGGAATTCGAAATGAATAAACTTGGAACAGTTATTCACGAAACTATGGAAGAGCTATTGACACCATTAAAAGCAGCGAACGACTTCGTATCCACCGAATGGTTAAAGGACAAACTTGAGATCGCCGAACAGGTTGTATTAAAACAAATTGGAAACGAATATTTGAGCAGTTTCAACGCAATCGAAGATCTCAATAGCTTACAGAGAATCATGCATAAAATTGCTACGGAATATGTGAAAATGTACTTACAATATGACATCGATCAATATCAAGCTATTCGAATTGTAGAGCTTGAAAATACGGAGGATTATATTTTAGATTTTCCAATTTCTATTAATGGGAAAATAGAAACAGTAAGCTTGTATGGGATTATTGACCGAGTTGACGAAGTATTGACCTATGATGGACAAACTAAACTACGAATTGTCGACTATAAGACTGGATCCGACACCGTTTCTTTTCGTAATATGGATGTTGTCTTTGCGGCAAACACAGAAAACAAAGCGCTTGTACAGACCTTGTTTTATGCATTCGTGTATGAGCAAGTAAGCGGATTAAAAGACCTTGAACCCCATTTGTATGTTGCGCGTCGTATGCGAGAAGATGGAACGTTATTTAGAAATAACAATGGAAGCCTAGTACTTAGTGATCAAACCCTGTCTGAGCAAAAAGAAGCTTTTGTAGCTTTCTTAAGATCAACTTTAGAGGAATTATTTGATCAAAACGTTCCTTTTAAACATAATCCGAGTGCTACAGTTTATCCGTCCGATCCATTCACACTTTTCTACAAGTACAGTGTGAAAGAATCTGCTGTCGAAGATGAGTAA
- the porL gene encoding type IX secretion system motor protein PorL/GldL: MARKKRFGFGINTLINWGASVVIIGLMFKILHFKGGEWMIGVGLAVEAVLFFIMGFLSAEEDVDWTRVYPELDEDFKGELPTRSVQQVQLAQPTAIGNTAALDRLLQDAKIDENLIGNLGDGLRSFGDKVAAISKVADTATATNQFADKLNAAATGASQLSHAFERAAADLQTFNESATDMQQFKEQVNTFNKNLSSLNSIYGGMLSAMNPASGNRS, from the coding sequence ATGGCAAGAAAGAAAAGATTCGGATTCGGTATTAACACACTTATCAACTGGGGTGCCTCAGTCGTGATTATTGGACTTATGTTCAAGATTCTTCACTTTAAAGGTGGGGAATGGATGATCGGCGTAGGATTAGCCGTAGAAGCTGTATTATTCTTTATCATGGGCTTTCTATCTGCCGAAGAGGATGTGGATTGGACGCGCGTTTATCCGGAGTTAGACGAAGATTTTAAAGGTGAATTGCCAACACGTAGTGTACAACAGGTGCAATTAGCGCAACCTACGGCAATTGGTAATACCGCGGCATTAGATAGATTGTTGCAAGACGCAAAGATCGATGAGAACCTAATAGGTAATTTGGGTGATGGACTTCGCTCTTTTGGTGATAAGGTTGCTGCGATTTCTAAAGTAGCAGACACAGCTACGGCGACGAATCAATTTGCCGATAAATTAAATGCTGCTGCTACAGGAGCATCGCAATTAAGTCATGCTTTTGAGCGTGCTGCAGCGGATTTGCAAACATTTAATGAGTCTGCAACAGATATGCAACAATTTAAAGAGCAAGTAAACACGTTCAATAAGAACCTATCATCATTGAATTCCATCTACGGAGGAATGCTTTCTGCAATGAACCCTGCATCTGGTAACAGATCATAA